From a region of the Streptomyces sp. NBC_00193 genome:
- a CDS encoding glycosyltransferase family 87 protein has translation MTKVHEDSPVLPTQQDEVAAAGSELIGGPLGRYARLGGHWLTPVRVVVLVALGMFALGMVQKLPCYDWAWFRGAGSQYTHACYSDIPHLYVVRGFADGLTPYFDRIPGDMQFLEYPVLTGLFMEIASWMTPGSGSMQHREQMYWMVNAGMLMVCAAVIAVCVARTHRRRPWDALLFALAPAFALTATINWDLLAIALTAAAMLMWSRSRPVSFGVLIGLATAAKLYPVLLLGAVFVLCWRAGKWRAFGDAVGGAVVAWLVVNLPVMIFAWEGWQKFYTFSQERPIDFGSVWLLISQRSGNPLEGANTYATGLTLLLCAGIGLLTLTAPRRPRFAQLAFLLVAAFILVNKVYSPQYVLWLIPLAALARPRWRDFLIWQAGEVVYFLGIWFYLAYTTSGDKHQGLPLEGYQLAITAHLLCTLYLCAVVVRDILLPERDVVRRDGSDDPSGGVLDGAEDVFTFPRTPKAPLDAAPSEGQRVEWGARPGE, from the coding sequence ATGACGAAGGTGCACGAGGACAGCCCCGTACTGCCCACTCAGCAGGACGAGGTGGCCGCCGCGGGGAGCGAGCTCATCGGCGGCCCGCTGGGCCGCTACGCCCGGCTGGGCGGCCACTGGCTGACCCCGGTGCGGGTCGTCGTGCTCGTCGCCCTGGGGATGTTCGCGCTCGGCATGGTGCAGAAGCTGCCTTGCTACGACTGGGCGTGGTTCCGCGGGGCCGGCTCCCAGTACACCCACGCCTGCTACTCGGACATCCCGCACCTCTACGTCGTGCGCGGCTTCGCCGACGGCCTCACCCCGTACTTCGACCGGATCCCGGGCGACATGCAGTTCCTGGAGTACCCGGTGCTCACCGGGCTCTTCATGGAGATCGCCTCCTGGATGACCCCCGGCAGCGGCTCCATGCAGCACCGGGAGCAGATGTACTGGATGGTCAACGCGGGCATGCTGATGGTCTGCGCCGCCGTGATCGCGGTGTGCGTGGCCCGTACCCACCGCCGGAGGCCCTGGGACGCGCTGCTCTTCGCCCTCGCTCCCGCCTTCGCGCTCACCGCGACCATCAACTGGGACCTGCTGGCCATCGCCCTGACCGCCGCCGCGATGCTCATGTGGTCGCGGAGCCGGCCGGTGTCCTTCGGCGTCCTGATCGGCCTGGCCACCGCGGCCAAGCTCTATCCCGTCCTGCTGCTCGGGGCCGTGTTCGTGCTCTGCTGGCGGGCCGGGAAGTGGCGTGCGTTCGGCGATGCGGTCGGCGGCGCCGTGGTCGCCTGGCTCGTGGTGAACCTTCCCGTGATGATCTTCGCCTGGGAGGGCTGGCAGAAGTTCTACACCTTCAGCCAGGAGCGGCCCATCGACTTCGGATCCGTATGGCTGCTGATCTCCCAGCGCTCCGGAAACCCCCTCGAAGGCGCCAACACCTATGCGACGGGCCTGACGCTGCTGCTGTGCGCGGGCATCGGCCTGCTCACGCTCACCGCGCCCCGCCGCCCGCGCTTCGCCCAGCTGGCCTTCCTGCTGGTGGCCGCCTTCATCCTCGTCAACAAGGTCTACTCGCCCCAGTACGTGCTCTGGCTCATCCCGCTCGCCGCACTGGCCCGGCCCCGCTGGCGGGACTTCCTGATCTGGCAGGCCGGCGAGGTCGTCTACTTCCTGGGGATCTGGTTCTACCTCGCCTACACGACCAGCGGGGACAAGCACCAGGGCCTGCCGCTGGAGGGGTACCAGCTGGCGATCACGGCCCACCTGCTGTGCACGCTCTACCTGTGCGCCGTGGTCGTACGCGACATCCTGCTGCCCGAGCGGGACGTGGTGCGGCGCGACGGCTCGGACGACCCCTCCGGGGGCGTCCTGGACGGCGCCGAGGACGTCTTCACGTTCCCGCGTACGCCGAAGGCGCCGCTGGACGCGGCGCCTTCGGAGGGTCAGCGAGTGGAATGGGGCGCGCGCCCCGGGGAGTGA